The proteins below are encoded in one region of Oncorhynchus kisutch isolate 150728-3 linkage group LG14, Okis_V2, whole genome shotgun sequence:
- the LOC116353409 gene encoding mucin-2-like isoform X1 — protein sequence MAAPTTTTAPEPIVTTDAAPTTPTAILMTTTTAAPSSTTTTLAPMTTTSTAPTTITAVPTTVAPATTTPAVPTTTVTTAAPVTTTEAFTSTTASASTITTAALTKTTAAPMTTSSPEHSLTEPTPTTAMTAEPTTTATAAPTTYAVPNKATSGAPSTITTSTAPTTTTTTAPTTTPAVSTTVAPTTFTPAVLTTTTTTTSPATTIVASLSTIAAASRISTAALTKSSAAPTTTTTSEPVIATGAAPTTPAAILTTNTAVAPSSTTTTLAPITTTSTAPTTSPAVPATAAPTTPSTPEPIITEPTSTTATIAEPTTTSTAAPTTTSAVLSTSTTAAPSTTTTTSAPTTTTTTAPTTKPAVSTTVAPTTTTTAVLTTTITTGAPATTTVASMSTTAAASTITTASLTKTTPAPTTTTSPEPTPTEPTSTTTLEPIKTTTASVTEPTSTTATTAEPTTTATAAPTTTTAVLTTTTPAAPSTTTTTPTLMTTTTTAPTTTPAVPTTLAPTTPALLTTTITTTSPAKSTVASTSTTVAASTTTTSALTTKSATITITTTPDSTTTEPTHMTPITAGISRATTAAATTTTTTTTPAVPTITIITTAPATTTVASLSTTAAAPLTTTAAPLTTTAALTKTTVTHTTTAVGPLTTTTVEPILTSTSEATTTTTITSASTAPAVPTANAASMTTPGPTSTAALTTTTVGPTTNTTGATTTTATTGPTTINIAPTTSTVAPTASVIAEPTTTTLPPTTTPAAATTITVSLPNTTTAVIITNPTIKALTTINVDPMTTTTTAPTTTSAVLTTTTVGSTTTTSAASPTSTTTATPTMTTVAFTTNEAPTSINVAPISTTPAVHTTVASMPTTTAAPTMTTESLMTNTNAAPTMTTAILTTTTTTAFTRTSIIPTTTSTKETPTTITIMAVPITTTTLASSTTTKTSTATLTTTNTSPTIATQPLKTTSINVASITTINTAGPTSTTTTGSSHSTTTTPTAAPTSTTAIVLPTSTTRTATYNSTSMASVTSTTRFGTVGVFVKLIFKVKTPVPTEDDVLGAVKKQLSPQFTTTQTTFQNATYIKLTDASFAIDLGFKITNVTQESLSNRLTLTIETETQIQDSINRLLHKVLSEPVGKQFQFPNAKFIADGTEITANVTYVYKEEDVNHPSGFLQEVLKVSGLLTTTVSPTTTTTTTTTNTTPLPTLLTSVTSTTRFGTVVVFVKLIFKLKTPVPTEDDVLGAVKKQLSRQFRTTQTTYQNATYIKLTDTSFAINLGFKITNVTLESLSHRLTFTNETYIKIQDSINSLLHKVLSEPDGKQFQFPNANFVADGTEITANVTYVYKEEDVNHPSGFLQEVLKVSGLLTTTVAPTTTTNTTPLPTLLLTTPFNTTSVGGFPGWALAIIIPCGIAIILVPLWILLCCMLCGCCAAVRRRWHRRRSYNVQYTTRNGLF from the exons AtggctgctccaacgaccactacagctCCTGAACCTATTGTGACAACCGATGCAGCTCCTACTACACCAACTGCTATTCTTATGACCACCACGACTGCAGCACCATCTTCAACAACTACAACTTTAGCTCCTATGACAACCACTtcaacagcacctactacaatAACTGCAgttccaacaactgtagctcctgcTACCACTACACCTGCTGTACCTACTACAACAGTCACAACTGCAGCTCCTGTTACAACAACTGAAGCTTTTACGTCAACCACAGCATCTGCCTCTACGATAACCACTGCTGCTCTAACTAAAACAACGGCTGCTCCAATGACCACTTCATCTCCAGAACATTCTCTGACAGAACCTACTCCTACGACTGCTATGACTGCAGAACCTACCACAACagcaactgcagctcctacaacataTGCTGTCCCTAATAAAGCAACATCTGGAGCACCTTCTACCATAACTACATCtacagctcctacgacaaccacaacaacagcacctactacaacacctgcagtttctacaactgtagctcccacgacctttacacctgctgtacttactacaacaaccACAACTACATCTCCTGCTACAACAATTGTAGCTTCTCTGTCAACCATAGCAGCTGCCTCTAGGATATCCACTGCAGCTCTAACTAAATCatctgctgctccaacgaccactacaacttcTGAACCTGTTATAGCAACcggtgcagctcctactacaccagctgcTATTCTTACGACCAACACGGCTGTAGCACCATCTTCAACAACTACAACTTTAGCTCCTATAACAACCACGTCAACAGCACCTACTACATCACCTGCAGTTCCTGCAACTGCTGCTCCTACAACCCCTtcaactccagaacctattatAACAGAAcctacttctactactgctacgaTTGCAGAACCTACCACGACAtccactgcagctcctactacaacatcTGCTGTTCTTTCGACCTCAAcgactgcagcaccttctacaacaactacaacatcagctcctacgacaaccacaacaacagcacctactacaaaACCTGCAGTTtctacaactgtagctcctactaccactacaactgctgtacttactacaacaatcacaactggagctcctgctacaacaactgtagcttctatgtcaaccacagcagctgcctctacgataACCACTGCATCTCTAACTAAAACAACTCCTGCCCCAACAACCACTACATCTCCAGAACCTACTCCGACAGAACCTACGAGCACTACAACTCTAGAACCTATTAAGACAACCACTGCATCTGTGACAGAAcctacttctactactgctacgacTGCAGAACCTACCACGACAgccactgcagctcctactacaacaactgctgttcttACGACCACAACGcctgcagcaccttctacaacaactacaactccTACTCTtatgacaaccacaacaacagcacctactacaacacctgcagttcctacaactttAGCCCCCACGACACCTGCtctacttactacaacaatcacaaccacATCTCCTGCTAAGTCAACTGTAGCTTCTACGTCAACCACAgtagctgcctctacgacaaccacttCAGCTCTAACTACAAAAAGTGCTACTATTACGATTACTACAACTCCAGATTCTACAACCACAGAACCCACTCATATGACTCCTATAACTGCAGGTATTTCCAGAGcaacaactgcagctgctactacaacaactacgACCACGACACCTGCTGTACCTACTATAACAATTATAActacagctcctgctacaacaactgtagcttctctgtcaaccacagcagctgcccctttgacaaccactgcagctcctttgacaaccactgcagctcttaCGAAAACAACTGTAACTCATACGACAACAGCTGTTGGTCCTTTGACCACCACAACTGTAGAACCTATTTTAACATCTACATCTGAAgctacaacaacaaccacaattaCATCAGCTAGTACAGCACCTGCAGTTCCTACAGCAAATGCTGCTTCTATGACAACTCCAGGTCCTACGTCAACTGCAGCTCTTACGACAACTACTGTAGGTCCTACAACCAATACAACTGGAGCTACTACAACAACTGCAACCACAGGTCCTACTACAATAAATATAGCTCCTACAACatcaactgtagctcctacggcCTCTGTGATTGCAGAACCTACTACGACAACTCTACCTCCTACGACAACACCTGCAGCTGCTACCACAATAACTGTATCTCTTCCAAACACTACAACAGCAGTAATTATTACAAATCCCACAATTAAAGCTCTTACTACAATAAATGTTGATCCcatgacaaccacaacaacagccccTACAACAACCAGTGCTGttctaactacaacaactgtgGGTTCAACAACCACTACATCTGCCGCATCTCCTACATCAACCACAACAGCAACACCTACAATGACAACAGTAGCTTTTACAACAAATGAAGCTCCTACGTCAATAAATGTAGCTCCTATATCCACTACACCTGCAGTACATACTACTGTAGCTTCAATGCCCACTACAACAGCAGCACCTACAATGACAACTGAATCTCTTATGACCAATACAAATGCAGCACCAACTATGACAACTGCCATTCTTACTACAACCACAACTACAGCTTTTACAAGAACTTCCATAATCCCTACTACCACCAGCACAAAAGAAACTCCTACTACCATAACTATAATGGCAGTTCCTATAACCACCACAACTTTAGCTTCTTCTACGACAACCAAAACATCAACTGCAACattgacaactacaaatacatcTCCAACAATCGCAACTCAACCTCTTAAAACCACCTCCATCAATGTTGCTTCTATTACAACAATTAATACTGCAGGTCCTACAAGCACCACCACAACTGGTAGTTCTCATTCTACAACAACGACTCCAACTGCAGCACCTACAAGTACAACCGCAATTGTACTTCCTACCTCGACAACCAGAACTGCAACTTATAACTCAACTTCTATGGcttcagtgacatcaacaactag ATTCGGCACAGTGGGAGTTTTTGTTAAACTGATATTCAAGGTCAAAACACCAGTCCCCACTGAGGATGATGTCCTTGGTGCCGTCAAGAAGCAATTGTCTCCTCAGTTCACGACCACTCAAACCACCTTCCAGAATGCAACTTATATCA AACTTACAGATGCTTCATTTGCCATCGACCTTGGTTTCAAAATAACCAATGTAACCCAGGAGTCTCTAAGTAATAGACTCACACTCACCATTGAGACCGAAACCCAGATACAGGATTCAATTAACAGACTA CTCCATAAGGTTCTCAGTGAACCAGTCGGCAAACAGTTTCAATTTCCCAACGCCAAATTCAT TGCTGATGGCACTGAAATCACGGCAAACGTGACGTATGTTTACAAAGAGGAAGATGTCAACCACCCTAGTGGTTTTCTACAGGAAGTCTTAAAAGTCTCAG GTCTCCTGACCACCACTgtttccccaacaacaacaacaacaacaacaactaccaaCACCACACCACTTCCTACCCTTTTGacttcagtgacatcaacaactag ATTCGGCACAGTGGTGGTTTTTGTTAAACTGATATTCAAGCTCAAAACACCAGTCCCCACTGAGGATGATGTCCTTGGTGCCGTCAAGAAGCAATTGTCTCGTCAATTCAGGACCACTCAAACCACCTACCAGAATGCAACTTATATCA AACTTACAGATACTTCATTTGCCATCAACCTTGGTTTCAAAATAACCAATGTAACCCTGGAGTCTCTAAGTCATAGACTCACATTCACCAACGAGACCTACATCAAGATACAGGATTCAATTAACAGTCTA CTCCATAAGGTTCTCAGTGAACCAGACGGCAAACAGTTTCAATTTCCCAACGCCAACTTCGT TGCTGATGGCACTGAAATCACGGCAAATGTGACGTATGTTTACAAAGAGGAAGATGTCAACCACCCTAGTGGTTTTCTACAGGAAGTCTTAAAAGTCTCAG GTCTCCTGACCACCACTGTTGCCCCAACAACAACTACCAACACCACACCACTTCCTACCCTTTTGCTGACCACTCCTTTCAATACCACAAGTGTTGGAGGTTTTCCTGGCTGGGCTTTGGCCATTATCATTCCTTGTGGCATCGCTATCATTCTGGTACCGCTGTGGATCCTGCTATGT TGTATGCTATGTGGCTGCTGTGCAGCTGTAAGGAGACGCTGGCACAGACGCAGATCTTACAATGTACAGTACACCACCAGAAATGGACTCTTCTGA
- the LOC116353409 gene encoding mucin-2-like isoform X3, translating into MAAPTTTTAPEPIVTTDAAPTTPTAILMTTTTAAPSSTTTTLAPMTTTSTAPTTITAVPTTVAPATTTPAVPTTTVTTAAPVTTTEAFTSTTASASTITTAALTKTTAAPMTTSSPEHSLTEPTPTTAMTAEPTTTATAAPTTYAVPNKATSGAPSTITTSTAPTTTTTTAPTTTPAVSTTVAPTTFTPAVLTTTTTTTSPATTIVASLSTIAAASRISTAALTKSSAAPTTTTTSEPVIATGAAPTTPAAILTTNTAVAPSSTTTTLAPITTTSTAPTTSPAVPATAAPTTPSTPEPIITEPTSTTATIAEPTTTSTAAPTTTSAVLSTSTTAAPSTTTTTSAPTTTTTTAPTTKPAVSTTVAPTTTTTAVLTTTITTGAPATTTVASMSTTAAASTITTASLTKTTPAPTTTTSPEPTPTEPTSTTTLEPIKTTTASVTEPTSTTATTAEPTTTATAAPTTTTAVLTTTTPAAPSTTTTTPTLMTTTTTAPTTTPAVPTTLAPTTPALLTTTITTTSPAKSTVASTSTTVAASTTTTSALTTKSATITITTTPDSTTTEPTHMTPITAGISRATTAAATTTTTTTTPAVPTITIITTAPATTTVASLSTTAAAPLTTTAAPLTTTAALTKTTVTHTTTAVGPLTTTTVEPILTSTSEATTTTTITSASTAPAVPTANAASMTTPGPTSTAALTTTTVGPTTNTTGATTTTATTGPTTINIAPTTSTVAPTASVIAEPTTTTLPPTTTPAAATTITVSLPNTTTAVIITNPTIKALTTINVDPMTTTTTAPTTTSAVLTTTTVGSTTTTSAASPTSTTTATPTMTTVAFTTNEAPTSINVAPISTTPAVHTTVASMPTTTAAPTMTTESLMTNTNAAPTMTTAILTTTTTTAFTRTSIIPTTTSTKETPTTITIMAVPITTTTLASSTTTKTSTATLTTTNTSPTIATQPLKTTSINVASITTINTAGPTSTTTTGSSHSTTTTPTAAPTSTTAIVLPTSTTRTATYNSTSMASVTSTTRFGTVGVFVKLIFKVKTPVPTEDDVLGAVKKQLSPQFTTTQTTFQNATYIKLTDASFAIDLGFKITNVTQESLSNRLTLTIETETQIQDSINRLLHKVLSEPVGKQFQFPNAKFIADGTEITANVTYVYKEEDVNHPSGFLQEVLKVSGLLTTTVAPTTTTNTTPLPTLLLTTPFNTTSVGGFPGWALAIIIPCGIAIILVPLWILLCCMLCGCCAAVRRRWHRRRSYNVQYTTRNGLF; encoded by the exons AtggctgctccaacgaccactacagctCCTGAACCTATTGTGACAACCGATGCAGCTCCTACTACACCAACTGCTATTCTTATGACCACCACGACTGCAGCACCATCTTCAACAACTACAACTTTAGCTCCTATGACAACCACTtcaacagcacctactacaatAACTGCAgttccaacaactgtagctcctgcTACCACTACACCTGCTGTACCTACTACAACAGTCACAACTGCAGCTCCTGTTACAACAACTGAAGCTTTTACGTCAACCACAGCATCTGCCTCTACGATAACCACTGCTGCTCTAACTAAAACAACGGCTGCTCCAATGACCACTTCATCTCCAGAACATTCTCTGACAGAACCTACTCCTACGACTGCTATGACTGCAGAACCTACCACAACagcaactgcagctcctacaacataTGCTGTCCCTAATAAAGCAACATCTGGAGCACCTTCTACCATAACTACATCtacagctcctacgacaaccacaacaacagcacctactacaacacctgcagtttctacaactgtagctcccacgacctttacacctgctgtacttactacaacaaccACAACTACATCTCCTGCTACAACAATTGTAGCTTCTCTGTCAACCATAGCAGCTGCCTCTAGGATATCCACTGCAGCTCTAACTAAATCatctgctgctccaacgaccactacaacttcTGAACCTGTTATAGCAACcggtgcagctcctactacaccagctgcTATTCTTACGACCAACACGGCTGTAGCACCATCTTCAACAACTACAACTTTAGCTCCTATAACAACCACGTCAACAGCACCTACTACATCACCTGCAGTTCCTGCAACTGCTGCTCCTACAACCCCTtcaactccagaacctattatAACAGAAcctacttctactactgctacgaTTGCAGAACCTACCACGACAtccactgcagctcctactacaacatcTGCTGTTCTTTCGACCTCAAcgactgcagcaccttctacaacaactacaacatcagctcctacgacaaccacaacaacagcacctactacaaaACCTGCAGTTtctacaactgtagctcctactaccactacaactgctgtacttactacaacaatcacaactggagctcctgctacaacaactgtagcttctatgtcaaccacagcagctgcctctacgataACCACTGCATCTCTAACTAAAACAACTCCTGCCCCAACAACCACTACATCTCCAGAACCTACTCCGACAGAACCTACGAGCACTACAACTCTAGAACCTATTAAGACAACCACTGCATCTGTGACAGAAcctacttctactactgctacgacTGCAGAACCTACCACGACAgccactgcagctcctactacaacaactgctgttcttACGACCACAACGcctgcagcaccttctacaacaactacaactccTACTCTtatgacaaccacaacaacagcacctactacaacacctgcagttcctacaactttAGCCCCCACGACACCTGCtctacttactacaacaatcacaaccacATCTCCTGCTAAGTCAACTGTAGCTTCTACGTCAACCACAgtagctgcctctacgacaaccacttCAGCTCTAACTACAAAAAGTGCTACTATTACGATTACTACAACTCCAGATTCTACAACCACAGAACCCACTCATATGACTCCTATAACTGCAGGTATTTCCAGAGcaacaactgcagctgctactacaacaactacgACCACGACACCTGCTGTACCTACTATAACAATTATAActacagctcctgctacaacaactgtagcttctctgtcaaccacagcagctgcccctttgacaaccactgcagctcctttgacaaccactgcagctcttaCGAAAACAACTGTAACTCATACGACAACAGCTGTTGGTCCTTTGACCACCACAACTGTAGAACCTATTTTAACATCTACATCTGAAgctacaacaacaaccacaattaCATCAGCTAGTACAGCACCTGCAGTTCCTACAGCAAATGCTGCTTCTATGACAACTCCAGGTCCTACGTCAACTGCAGCTCTTACGACAACTACTGTAGGTCCTACAACCAATACAACTGGAGCTACTACAACAACTGCAACCACAGGTCCTACTACAATAAATATAGCTCCTACAACatcaactgtagctcctacggcCTCTGTGATTGCAGAACCTACTACGACAACTCTACCTCCTACGACAACACCTGCAGCTGCTACCACAATAACTGTATCTCTTCCAAACACTACAACAGCAGTAATTATTACAAATCCCACAATTAAAGCTCTTACTACAATAAATGTTGATCCcatgacaaccacaacaacagccccTACAACAACCAGTGCTGttctaactacaacaactgtgGGTTCAACAACCACTACATCTGCCGCATCTCCTACATCAACCACAACAGCAACACCTACAATGACAACAGTAGCTTTTACAACAAATGAAGCTCCTACGTCAATAAATGTAGCTCCTATATCCACTACACCTGCAGTACATACTACTGTAGCTTCAATGCCCACTACAACAGCAGCACCTACAATGACAACTGAATCTCTTATGACCAATACAAATGCAGCACCAACTATGACAACTGCCATTCTTACTACAACCACAACTACAGCTTTTACAAGAACTTCCATAATCCCTACTACCACCAGCACAAAAGAAACTCCTACTACCATAACTATAATGGCAGTTCCTATAACCACCACAACTTTAGCTTCTTCTACGACAACCAAAACATCAACTGCAACattgacaactacaaatacatcTCCAACAATCGCAACTCAACCTCTTAAAACCACCTCCATCAATGTTGCTTCTATTACAACAATTAATACTGCAGGTCCTACAAGCACCACCACAACTGGTAGTTCTCATTCTACAACAACGACTCCAACTGCAGCACCTACAAGTACAACCGCAATTGTACTTCCTACCTCGACAACCAGAACTGCAACTTATAACTCAACTTCTATGGcttcagtgacatcaacaactag ATTCGGCACAGTGGGAGTTTTTGTTAAACTGATATTCAAGGTCAAAACACCAGTCCCCACTGAGGATGATGTCCTTGGTGCCGTCAAGAAGCAATTGTCTCCTCAGTTCACGACCACTCAAACCACCTTCCAGAATGCAACTTATATCA AACTTACAGATGCTTCATTTGCCATCGACCTTGGTTTCAAAATAACCAATGTAACCCAGGAGTCTCTAAGTAATAGACTCACACTCACCATTGAGACCGAAACCCAGATACAGGATTCAATTAACAGACTA CTCCATAAGGTTCTCAGTGAACCAGTCGGCAAACAGTTTCAATTTCCCAACGCCAAATTCAT TGCTGATGGCACTGAAATCACGGCAAACGTGACGTATGTTTACAAAGAGGAAGATGTCAACCACCCTAGTGGTTTTCTACAGGAAGTCTTAAAAGTCTCAG GTCTCCTGACCACCACTGTTGCCCCAACAACAACTACCAACACCACACCACTTCCTACCCTTTTGCTGACCACTCCTTTCAATACCACAAGTGTTGGAGGTTTTCCTGGCTGGGCTTTGGCCATTATCATTCCTTGTGGCATCGCTATCATTCTGGTACCGCTGTGGATCCTGCTATGT TGTATGCTATGTGGCTGCTGTGCAGCTGTAAGGAGACGCTGGCACAGACGCAGATCTTACAATGTACAGTACACCACCAGAAATGGACTCTTCTGA